The Myxococcales bacterium DNA window CGTCGCGACCCAGGCCATGCGCCAGGCGACCGTGATCGGGTTCTTCGGGGCACCGCGACGGCGACGCCCCGGCGGCCGTGGGCGCGGCTCGGCCATCGCGACCGCGACCCGGTCCAGCCCGACGCTGACGCTGCGGGCCTCGTCCGGTGGCTCGTAGGCCGTGATCAGCGCGTCCTCGATCTCGTCGTTGCGGGCGCCGTACAGCTCGCCGACGGCCTGCGTCACCCGGTCGAAGCTCGACCGGGAGTACGGGAGCCTCCCCACCTCCGCGGCGCTGGCCGCGGCTTCCCGCGCCGTGCCCCGCTGAACCTCGTGCGCCATCGCCCGGGCGGTCTGCGGCAGCCACCCGTCGGCGACGACGCCCGCGCGCAGGCTGACCGCGTCGACGACCTTGCCGTTGCGCACGCCGTCGGCCCGGTACACCGAGCGCAACACGGGCACCGGCCCCGCGAGCGTGTAGTAGGTCTGCGCATGCCGGCCGACGCGGGTGTAGGTCTGCCGGTCGATCCGGACCCGCGGTTCGTCGACATCGAGCCCGCCCAGCAACCCGGCATGGGCCGCCCGCTCGACCTCGGCCGTCGCGGCCGCCACCCGCTGCTCGACCCGCCCGTAGTCGATCGCCTTGCCACCGGCGCCGCGGCGGCCCTCAGCCACGACCAGGGTGACCAGCGCTTCCACCGCGGTGCTCAACGCCTTGAACTCATCCGGCACTTCGATCACCATGCGCACGGGGCATCCTTCCGTCGAGAGAGCCTAAGCAACCCCTCGATGGCACGGGCTCTGCCCCAACTTCAAGCGGCCCGCGGATCAAGCCGCGGTCCGGATCTCTCCGCCCTGCTCAGGATGAGATCCACACCCCTCTCGCTCGGTGAACTCCTCTTGACACTGCAAGGCGGCCGCCTGAAATGGTCACTACGAGATAGCGACACCTACGGAGACTACCTGAGTACGGGGCTTGGGGATGGACACACGCGCCTGCGCATCTTCGCGACTGGTCCAGGCTTCGTGTTGAACATCGACTGGATCTACTCGCTGAAGGGAGTCATGAGCCGCGCGGAGGTGGAGGCCATCGTGCAACACGAGGTCCTTGCTCGAATCGGCGCGCTCTCGGTGACCCCTCGAGAATCGTGGGACTGACCACGCTCCGGCAGATGCGCCAGCTCGGCGTCGAGCCCGGCGCCCTGCGCCGCCTGCGCTTGCACCAGATCCAGAACATCGAGACCGTCCTGCAGGTCGATAGCGCGCTCCGAGCGCTCGGCGCCAGCCTCGCGGATCCCGTGACCCCAGCCCTGGCCGCCAAGCTGGAAGCGACCGCGCTCGGGCTGTACGCTCGCACCATCGCCCGACAGTCAGGCCACGTGGTCACAGGCGTCGAGCTGGGCGGCGGGCGAGCACGATGGAAACTCGGGGACCTCATGAGCTACTACGAGACGGGCCTACGTGCGCAGGCCGACCCGAAGCGCGCCCGCGACCTGCACAAGAGCCTGCTGACTGACCATGGCCTGACTCGCGACGCCTTCGTCACGACCGACTTCGACCTCGTGTTCTTGCTGGAGGACGCCCCGTGAAGCTCACCATCACGCTCGTCGTCGACCGCGCGGCGATCGAACTCGGCGCGCGAAAGCCGGACGTTGTCGAGCGTCTGATGAAGCGCTGGCACATCCGCGACCTCGCCGCTGCGCTCATCGCCGCCGGCGCCGACGCCCCGGTCTTCCTCGGCGGCCTCGACGAGGCCCCCGAGTCCTGGGCCTACGTCTTGCTCACCGGCTGGCTCGACCCGGTCGCCTCCAACCCCGCCGTCCGCGCCCGCTTTCCGCGCACCGTCGCGTTCATTGAGATCAACGAGACCTGCCGCGATGCCGAGAAGTACGGCCTGGCCGGCGCGCTCCATGACATCTCGATCTACGGATACCGGGCCGACGCCACCGGGCGAGCTGTCGCCGCCGACGCGCCGTTCGCGGTTCGGAAAGAGGTCGCGGCGCGCCTGCACTGGTCACTCACCCCGATCAACTCGTCATCGGACTTCGCCTGCACCGACACGACCAACTCGCCGCTCCCCACCGCGCTGATCACCTAGCTGACGGCACTCCTCGGCGAGCCCTGACGTCCTCGGCAAGGCCCGCACGCTCCTCGACTGGCCCGCGCCTTCTTCGCCCGCGATCCGTCCCTCAAGGTCGGCAAGACCCGCGCCTGGGAGGCCCGCGTCGAGCTCGAGAAGCTGCCCAAGCAGCTCGCCGACTACATGCGCGGCCGACGGCTCGCGCACGCCCGCCGCCATCGACGCCTACGTCCGCGGCCTCTTCGATCAGCTCGCCGAGCACGAGGCCGCCCTGCGCGACGCCTCCGCGCCCCGCGGCCGCATCGCCGCCGACGACCCCGCCGCGCTCGTCGTCCGCGAGGCCCCCGGCCGCGGCGAGGTCCGCGCCGGCGTCGACGACGACGGCCGGGCGACGTCGATCCACCGCGCGGTCCCAGCCAAGGTGTCGCCCCAGCCAGCGATGGCCGCGCGGACCGCCCGCACGCCAGCACGATCCGCCCGCTCGCGCGTTCGAGGCAGGGATGCGTGCCGCGCTGTCCGTGCTCCTGCTGACCGCGTGCCTCAGCGCGCGCTCGGCGCCCTGGCGGCCGGTCGACCGCGGCGCGACCGCGACCGACGTGCTCGCCGCCGCGACCTTCACCGACCGCGCGCCGGCCGAGGCGATCGTCGTCCCGCGCTGGACCCGCTGGGGCGACCTGGCCGCGCTCGCGGCGGTCCGCGGCGTCTACGCCGGCCCCGAGTGGCTGGCGGTGGTGAGCCAGGGCGCGGTCGCCACGGTCGCGCCGGGGGCGCCGGCGTTCGTGGGCGTCGTGGGCCCGGACCGCCCGGCGCTGGTGCGGCTCGCGCGTCGCCCTGGCGCGCCGGCGGGCGCGGGCCTCGGCGAGGTCACGGTCGTCACGCTCGACCGCGCCGACGCGCCGCTCGATCTGCCGGCCACGCTCGACGACGCGCACCGCCGCTGGACCACCTACGCAGCGGCGGCGGACCCGGCGCTCTTGGCCGCGCTCGTCGCCGCTGGCGACGCCACGCCGGGCCAGCCGCTGAGCGCCGAGCGCCGCGACGACGCCGAGCTGTTCGTGCCGAGCTGGGGCGCGGGGCGGCTGACCGTCATCTACGGCCGCCACCTGGCCCGGGCCAGCTCGAGGACGACGGTCACGACCACGCCGTGCGCCAAGTACGGCGGCCGCGACCGCGACCGCGAGCTCGACCTCGACCTCGAACCGCAGGTCCCCCGACAGCAACCGGCGCCGTGCCCGCCGCCGATGCCGATCGAACACACGATCACCCGCGGCTACGCCGCCGACCTCGCGCTGGTCCTCGAGTACGACCGCGCGGGCCGGCTGATCGCCGAGACGGCGTACCCGGCCCACGCGGTGCCGGGCCCGGCGCCGGGCCCATGAGCCGCCGCGCCGCCGCTACGGCTTGACGAAGATCGGGTTCGACACGCCGAACGGCGTGCGGCCGGGGTGGACCGGCTCGAGCGTCGCGTCGCCGTAGGCGGCGATGACCACGAAGCCCGAGCCGTCGGCGCGGACGTCGATCGGGATCGCGCCGCGCCAGCGCACCGCCGGGTTGGTGGGGTCGGCGTCGCCCGGCATGATCGGGATCGTGTCGACCCGCGCGCCGTCGACCATCACGTCGATGGCGTCGACGTCGATCCACGACGCCGCCTGGATCACCACGTCGACGTCCGCGGTCATGCCCAGGCCGCTGGCGGTGTCGCCGGGGCGCGCGGCGCCGACCGACGCGGTGACGTAGATGCCGCCCGAGACCGTGCCGTGGCCGGCCGCGAGCGTATCGCGCACCTGGTTCGCGGTGACCTGGCGCGGATCGTCGGTGCCCAGCGCCAGGCACGTGCGCGGGTAGCCGACCGGCGAGCCGGCGATGCTGTGGCTGTCCGACGAGCCGACCGCGAAGATCTTGCGACCGGCCTTGAGCAGCCCCATCCAGTCGCGGACGGTGCCGTCGAAGTTCGACTGCCAGCTCGAGTCGTTGAACACCTCGACCAGCGTGAACTGCGTGTCCCAGTCGGCGGTCGCGGTCGCGATGCCGGTCGCGGCGTCGTAGCCGACGTAGCCGAAGTAGTTGGTGCTGCCGCGCGGGTGGTTGATGATCACGACCGGGGCCTCGGGCCGGGCCCGGGCGGCGTCGAACACCGCCACCGGCGACAGCGTCGCGAACGGCTCGTCGGGGCGGTCGGCGGTCGGGAACGTCTGCCACGTCGGCGCGCCGGCGTTGACCTTGGTCGGATCGGGCACGAGCGGGAACACGCCCATGTGGCCCCAGGTCTCGAAGCTCGTCATCTCGATCGAGCCGAACCCGGCGGCCCACCGCTGGGCGCCGAGCGCGGCGATCTCGGCGGCGAAGTCGGCGACGTACTCGTGCTCGGAGCGCACCGGCAGCTCGAGCCCGTCGGCGATCGCGCTCGCGACCTTGAGCTCGGCGTCGTCGCCCGAGTCGTTCGAGCGCGCGGTGTGGATGTGGAAGTCGCCGCACATCGTCGCGCTGGTGTCGACCTCGAGCGGCAGCTCGGCGAGGACGTCGACGGTCTGACCGGCGGTGACGGTCAGCGGCCGCCGCACGACATCGTACTCGAAGCCGTGCGAGACGACCAGCTCCCACGAGCCCGGCGGCACCGGGATGGTCACGTCGCCCGAGATCGTGAACGCCACGCGCAGCCGGTCGCCGGCGAAGCGATCCTCGCCGTAGTTGGCGGGGATGTTCGGCATCTCCTGGCTGGCGGCCGGCAGGATCTGGACGCGGCCCGGCATCCGGCGGTTGCCGTCGCTGACGTGGACCGTGACCAGCGCCGGCGCCGGCAGCGCGACGTCGCCCGTGCCGGTGGCGGCGTCGACGACGACGGCCCCGACCTGCGCGGCCTCGGCCACCGCGACCACCCGCGCGCTGGCGCCGGTCGGCACGTGCAGCGTGTAGCTGCCGTCGGCGGCGGTCGTGGTCCGGGTGTAGTAGTCATCGGTGGCGGCGTCGACCGCGTGGACGTGGACGCCCGGCGCTGGCGCCGCGCCGCGGGTGACCGTGCCGGTGATCGTGCGCAGCGCGGTGCCGCGATCGTCGGCGAGGGCGGTGACGAGGCCGTCGAGGCCGGGCCCGCCGATCACGATCTGGGCGTGGACCCGATCGAACGCCGCGCACGCCGGCAGCCGGAAGCCCGCCGCGATGCCGCCGACGAAGCCCGACACCGACAGCGCCGAGCCGATCACGTCCGCGGGCACGTAGGCCCAGCTGGTGGCGTCGTCGTCGACCAGGCCGACGTAGGGCGTGCCGCCGATCTGATCGGTGAAGCCGCGGGCCGGCACGAACACCGGCGTGCGCTTGGTGTACATCAGCGCGTGCAAGATGCCGCCGGTCTCGAGCTGGCGATCGACGTCCGACAGGTAGCGGTAGCGGACGTCGATCCGGTTGGAGCCCGGCGCGAGCTCGTAGTCGATCGCGGCGCGCACGCCGGTCAGGTCCTGGAACACGCCCATCGTGACCGCGTCGAAGAACGGCACCGGGTGCAGCGTCCCGACCGTCCGGATGATCGCGGGCCCGCCCATCGAGCCGTCGGCCAGGACCGAGACGTCCTCGGTGACGATCGACGCGCGCCCGGTCAGCAGGAACACCTCGCCGAAATTGGCGGGCTCGATCATGCGGCCCCCGGCGACCCGGGCCATGCCGACCGGCCGCCCGCCCCAGGGATCGTAGAGGTCGCTGTCGCCGGCGTCCTCGATCACCAGCGCGACGCGATCGTTGGCGAGCACGAAGTCGCCGGCCTTCCAGGTGACCAGCCCCGACGGCACCGCCGGCAGATCGGCGGCCTGGAGCCGGCCCGCGCGGGCCTCGGTCGGGCCCGCGCCGAGCGGCTGCGCGTGGCCGTTGGCGTCGCCGATGACGAACGGCGCCGGTGGATCGCAGGTGTTCGGATTGCTGCCGTCGTCGCCACCGCAAGCGGCGAGGACGGCGGCGAGGACCAGGGCCAGGTGCCGGCGCATGGCGGCGATGGTACCGCCATCACCGCGCCACGGACACGTCGTCGGAATGCGACATTGGCCACACACACGGGTGATGTCTCAGGGTCAGCGGCGGGGCCACGCGTCGGGATCGGAGTCCGGATCGGCGTCCGGATCGGAGTCGGGATCGGGATCCGGATCGGCGTCGGGATCGGAGCGGGATCGGAGCCGGGATCCGGATCGGAGTCGGGATCGGAGTCCGGATCGGAGTCCGGATCGGCTTGGGATCGGGATCGGGATCGGCGTCGGGATCGGGCGTCGGATCGGCGTCCGGATCGGCGTCGGGATCGGCGTCGGATCGGGATCGGATCGGGATCGGGATCAGGATCGGGATCGGAGCCGGGATCCGGATCGGAGTCGGGATCGGCGTCCGGATCGGCGTCGGGATCGGCGTCGGGATCGGCGTCCGGATCGGCGTCGGGATCGGCGTCCGGATCGGCGTCCGGAATCCGGCGTCCGGCGCCGCGATCAGGATCGGGATCGTGCGACCGACGACAGCGTGGCGCGCGGCACCGTGCGCCGCGAATCGTTCGACGACGGGTTGCGGCGACGGCGCGGGCCGTCGACAATCGTAGCCTGGAGGCACGATGCGCTCGACCCCACTGATCCTCGTCGGCCTGTGTGCGGCGCTCGCGACCGGCTGCCCGCCGCCGAAGGGCACGGGGCCCGCGGCGGGAGGCTCCCAGATCAACCCCAGCGCGTGCGGCGACCTCTCGACGGACAAGGTCACGCGCAAGCTCCACGCGTTCCTGGCGGCGTCGGCCGACCTCGATCGCGCCACCGCGGAGCTCGAGCGCTCGGTCCACGACGCGTGCGTGCGCATGACGGCCGAGCTCGGGGTCGCCACCGACGGCGACACCCGCACCGTGTGCGCGCGCGCCGCCGACGAGCTCAAGGCCAACCTGGCGGTGTCGGTCAGCCAGGAGCAGCGCCTCGTCACGCGCTACGAGCCGCCGGTGTGCACGTCCGAGATCTCGTTCACCGCCGGGCTCGTGGCCGAGTGTGAGGCCTCGGTCGCCGCCGACGTGGCGGTCCGGTGCGAGGGCACCTGCAGCGGCACCTGCAACGGCGCCTGCGACGGCACCTGCGCCACCACCGGCGCCGACGGCCAGTGCGCCGGCACCTGCAGCGGCACCTGCAACGGCAGCTGCGCGGGCAGCTGCGCCGGCTACGCCTCGGTCGACGCCTCGGCCGAGTGCCGGGCCTCGGCCGAGATCCAGGCGTCGGTCCACACCGAGTGCACCGAGCCCAAGGTCGTCGTGGTCACCGAGACCGTCACGGTCATCGACGACGCGAAGTTCCAGCGCGCGACGGCGGCGATCAACGCCGGCATGCCGACCCTGCTCAAGGTGGGGGCCCGGGCCGAGCTGGTCGGCAAGGCCCTGGGTCGCTGGGTGTCGACCGGCGCCGCCCTGGTCCAGTCGTCGGGGCAGCTCGTCGGCAACCTCGGCGAGCGCGGCCTGTGCGTGGCTGGCCAGCTGGCCGCGACCGTCGCGGCGGTGGCGCAGATCCAGGCGCGCATCTCGGTGTCGATCGAGGTGTCGGCCTCGGTGTCGGCCTCGGCCGGCGGCTCGGCCCAGTAGCCGCCGCGACGCCGCGACGCGCGGCCCTGCCCCTGCACCTGCGGAGGCCTGCGACAGGCCCCCGGACCTCAGGCCATCGCGAGCTGGCCGCGCGCGCGCAGCTCGGCCATCTGGTTGCGCATCGCCGCCTCCTCGAGCGCCGCGCGCATGCCCGGGCGGGCCTGGGTGTAGGCGAACCAGGCGGTCCGCATGAAGTCGTCGAGTGTCACGTCGTCCTCGACGCTGGCCAGCGCCGCGCGCTCCAGCAGCGCCCGGGTCGACGCCGGCGCCGGCGGCGCGTCGTCGGTTGGATCGAAGTCGGTCATGTGGACAACAGAACCATCCCGGAGCCCCTCGTCAACCCTGACCGATCGCCCAGGCCTCCCTGGGGTCCGCCCAGGGCCTCAAGCGGCGGCGCGGGTGGTCTCGTCGCTGACCGGCTCCGGACCCGGCTCATCCGGAGACGCCCGCCGCGGCTTGGCGGTCTGGTCGCGGACGTGGCGGGGCACGCCCTCGACGTCCCAGACGATCCGGAACAGCTCGAGGGTCTTGAGCGCGTAGAATGACAGGTCGATCTCCCACCAGTAGAAGCCCTGGCGCGCCGACCGCTGGTAGTGATGGTGGTTGTTGTGCCAGCCCTCGCCCAGGGTCAGCAGGCCCAGGAGCGGGTTGTTGCGGCTGTCGTCATCGGTCGGGTACCGGCGGCTGCCCCAGACGTGGGCCAGCGAGTTGATCGTGAAGGTCAGGTGCCACAGCACGACCGTCGACACGAAGTAGCCCCAGACCAGCGCGTGGGCGCCGCCGATCAGGTACAGCGCCCCCGCGTACGCGACCGTGAACAGGATCTCGAACCGGTCGATGAAGCGCAGCTCGGGATAGCTGGCCAGGTCCTTGACCTTGGTGTGGTCGGCGTACTGGTGACGCCGGACCAGGATCCAGAACATGTGCGACCACCAGAACCCGCGCTGCCGCGGCGAGTGCAGATCCTCGGGCTGATCGGAGTACTTGTGGTGGTTGCGGTGGTGCGCGGCCCACCACAGCGGGCCCTTCTGGGTCGAGATCACGCCGAGCAGCGCGAACCCGAGCTGGCCCGCGCGGCTGGTCTTGAAGGTCCGGTGCGAGAAGTAGCGGTGGTAGCCCGCGGTGATGCCGAACATGCGGACCACGTACGAGCCCGCGCACAGCGCCAGCCCCGACCACGAGAACCCCAGCAGGGCCAGGCCGACCACCGCGACCACGTGGACGCTCCAGTACGGGATGGTGTCGATCCAGCGGACCCGGTCGAGGGCGGCGGCTTCGGCTTGTGGGGACGACGACATGGGTGGCCACGCTACGACGGCGGCGGCGCGGCGTCGACCACGAGCCGAACAGCGATCGACCGCGGGCGCGTGACCAATTCGTGACACAGCCCGTCGACCGGCCGGACCACTGGCGCCCGCGGCGGCGCCGGACGTGCGCGCCCCGGTGGTCCGATGTTATGACGGTAGCTCACGCCATGGCCACGCCGTTCCACTTCGAGTACCGCTTCCGCGCGCCGTCGGCGGCCGCCGTCCTCGCGGCCTACTTCGACGACGCGTGCCGCGACGAGCAGGACCGCGCGGTCGAGGTCGCGCGCCGCGAGATCCTCGAGGACGTCGACGGACCGACGACCCGGCGCCGGGTCAGCCGGGTGTTCCCGCGCCGCCAGCTCCCGGCGATCATCCGGACCCTGGTCAAGGGCGACCTGTCCTACGACGAGACGGTGGTGTGGGCCAAGGCCGACGACCGGATCGACTTCGACATCCGGCCCCGGCTGCTCGACGGCAAGGCCCACATCGACGCCCGCTACCAGCTCCGGCCCGGCGGGCCGGGTGAGATCGTCCGCAGCTACGACGGCACGGTCGCCGTCGAGGTGCGCCTGGTCGGCGGGCGGGTCGAGCGCGCGATCATCGGCGACCTCGAGCGCTCGCTCGTGACCTCGGCCGCCGTCACGCAGGCCTACCTCGA harbors:
- a CDS encoding DUF2505 domain-containing protein, which produces MATPFHFEYRFRAPSAAAVLAAYFDDACRDEQDRAVEVARREILEDVDGPTTRRRVSRVFPRRQLPAIIRTLVKGDLSYDETVVWAKADDRIDFDIRPRLLDGKAHIDARYQLRPGGPGEIVRSYDGTVAVEVRLVGGRVERAIIGDLERSLVTSAAVTQAYLDRGRPT
- a CDS encoding acyl-CoA desaturase, producing the protein MSSSPQAEAAALDRVRWIDTIPYWSVHVVAVVGLALLGFSWSGLALCAGSYVVRMFGITAGYHRYFSHRTFKTSRAGQLGFALLGVISTQKGPLWWAAHHRNHHKYSDQPEDLHSPRQRGFWWSHMFWILVRRHQYADHTKVKDLASYPELRFIDRFEILFTVAYAGALYLIGGAHALVWGYFVSTVVLWHLTFTINSLAHVWGSRRYPTDDDSRNNPLLGLLTLGEGWHNNHHHYQRSARQGFYWWEIDLSFYALKTLELFRIVWDVEGVPRHVRDQTAKPRRASPDEPGPEPVSDETTRAAA
- a CDS encoding CehA/McbA family metallohydrolase, producing the protein MRRHLALVLAAVLAACGGDDGSNPNTCDPPAPFVIGDANGHAQPLGAGPTEARAGRLQAADLPAVPSGLVTWKAGDFVLANDRVALVIEDAGDSDLYDPWGGRPVGMARVAGGRMIEPANFGEVFLLTGRASIVTEDVSVLADGSMGGPAIIRTVGTLHPVPFFDAVTMGVFQDLTGVRAAIDYELAPGSNRIDVRYRYLSDVDRQLETGGILHALMYTKRTPVFVPARGFTDQIGGTPYVGLVDDDATSWAYVPADVIGSALSVSGFVGGIAAGFRLPACAAFDRVHAQIVIGGPGLDGLVTALADDRGTALRTITGTVTRGAAPAPGVHVHAVDAATDDYYTRTTTAADGSYTLHVPTGASARVVAVAEAAQVGAVVVDAATGTGDVALPAPALVTVHVSDGNRRMPGRVQILPAASQEMPNIPANYGEDRFAGDRLRVAFTISGDVTIPVPPGSWELVVSHGFEYDVVRRPLTVTAGQTVDVLAELPLEVDTSATMCGDFHIHTARSNDSGDDAELKVASAIADGLELPVRSEHEYVADFAAEIAALGAQRWAAGFGSIEMTSFETWGHMGVFPLVPDPTKVNAGAPTWQTFPTADRPDEPFATLSPVAVFDAARARPEAPVVIINHPRGSTNYFGYVGYDAATGIATATADWDTQFTLVEVFNDSSWQSNFDGTVRDWMGLLKAGRKIFAVGSSDSHSIAGSPVGYPRTCLALGTDDPRQVTANQVRDTLAAGHGTVSGGIYVTASVGAARPGDTASGLGMTADVDVVIQAASWIDVDAIDVMVDGARVDTIPIMPGDADPTNPAVRWRGAIPIDVRADGSGFVVIAAYGDATLEPVHPGRTPFGVSNPIFVKP